The following DNA comes from Marinilactibacillus sp. Marseille-P9653.
AATTGAGTCATACCAATTCTCTTCTGTGACCGAATGTCGAATATATTTTCTTGAGAGATTTTCCGTCCAAGAAATAGGTAAATAACAAATCCAATGCCCGGTAACATCGTAATAACGAGTAACCAAGCCCATATTGCTGCAATATCTCTTTCTCTTTCTCTGAAAACTGTTATAAATGCTAAAATTGAATTGACAATGATAAATAACCAGAATAACGTTCTAATAATCTCCATTTTATACCCCTTATAGTCTTTTTGTTGACTCCTCTACGAACACCTGATACTAAGCCTTCTAGAGTTTTTCTTAATCAGTTTACACTATTACACCTTTACCCGTCTACATATATTATCCCCAGGGGGTCCTTAAAACGAAGTATACATTAAAAGCATACGATATTCTGTAACAACTGGTGCGGAAAATAACAAAGCAGCCTCTAATAGTAGAGACTGCTTGATGGGATTTATTTTCAAGGATTAATTTTTTGATTTAGGCACAAACATAGATGAAGCTCTATCGAATAATAACACCAATACAATAATTGTGACCGCTATGGTTGCGAGCATACTCGCTCCGTTGAATAGTAGCGAAAACGTTACAGGATCAAGCCCCCACACTGCATAGTCTCCAAAAAAGAATACACCAGCTACAAAATGCCAGAACCAGCGGGCAGCTGATCCTATGAATGTCGTAATGATCAAATATTTTTTAGCGGTACTTAGTGAATTTTCTTTTATATTTTTGACGATGGTTTGGCTAAAGTAACCGGAAAACCCAACACAAGTGAAAGCAAATCCATATTCAATAATAAATTGATAGATATTCAATATATAAGCTGTTCCAGCTACTACATGCAAGATTCCCCACAAAAACCCAGCAAATAAACCAGGTAACACGCCTCTTCTGATTGCAAAAAAGGTCAACGGAATCGTACCTAAAGAAACACTAAAAGAGGCTCCAATCCCTACTGGTATTAAAGACAAAATCATAGCTATGGCCGCAAACAATGTCCCTTCAATATAAACTCTTAACTTTTCGTTCTGCATACAAAAACTCCTCCTATAGATACTATGTATACTAGAGGAGGAGTAAATTCTTATCATCATAGCAAAAAAGCAAAAAGATACTTTTAGACACTGATTCTAGGTACTCTCCCTACGCACGTACGAACGTACAGGTTCAAAGGGTCTGGACTAATAGTCCACTCTCAGCCAATTTAATTGGCTCCCCTAGTACAAATAGTTAATTTATCGCGATCTACTTGAATCGACGATTTTGATTCACTTCCATTATAACAGGTAAAATGATTGGACGTCTACGTGTTTTTTTAAATAAATGATTTCCGAGTTCTTCTCTAATATCTTGCTTGATAGATCCCCAGTCGAAATCATTATGTTCAAGATTTTTGCGAACTACATCAGTAACGATTTCGTTAGATTCATTAATCAAATCCTGATTTTCTTTAACAAAGACAAATCCTCTTGTTACAATGTGCGGACCAGATACAACTTTACGTTTTTTCCGGTCAATCGTTACAACGGCTACAAAAATACCATCTTCAGATAATAGTCGTCTATCTCTTAAAACAATATTTCCAATGTCTCCAATACCAATTCCATCAATTAGCGTATTTTCAGCTGGAACTTGACCAGTCTGATTCATTTTGCCATTTTGATAGTTCAAAACATCTCCATTACTTAAAATAAAGATATCTGCGTTATCCATACCTGTTTCATTTGCTAAATCAGCGTGAGCTGCAAGCATACGATACTCTCCTTGAATTGGTATGAAATATTTCGGTTGAAGTAAATTGATCATCAATTGTAGATCGTTAGGCGTAGCATGACCAGAAGCTTTCATATTATCAGAAATATGCTTAACGGTAGCACCTGCTCTATAAATCAAGTTTTCTGTTTCAGCAACAGTTACTTCCATTGCAATAGATGGACTTGTAACAATAAATATAAGATCATTCTCTTTAATATTCACTTGTCCATGATTGCCTGTTGCCATACGGCTAAGTGTTTTAATCGGTTCACCAGAAGCGCCTGTTTCAAGTACGATAATTTGGTTATCATCAAACTGATCAATTTTATCGACTGAAACGATTAAATTCTCATCAGGGAGTGTCAGTTTGTCTAATTCTATCGCTGTTGCTAGAATTGCTTCAAGATTACGTCCTGTAATGAAAACTTTTCTTCCAGATGCATGTGCAGCATTCAGTACTTGTTGAATACGTAAAATATTACTTGCTACTGCGGCAACAATAATTCTACTATTCGAGTCTTGGAAAATATCCAACACTTCTTCTTGAACTTTTTTCTCAGAAACATTTTCTATCGTACTTTCTGCTTCGTTTGAATCACTTAATAACGCAAGTACACCTTCTTTACCAATCTCAGAAATCTGAGAAAAGTCCGTACGGTATCCCTCACTTGCACTTTGATCAAACTTAAAGTTTCCAGTGTAGACAATGTTGCCATCATCAGTCTTAACAGAAATTCCCATAGAGTCAGGTATAGTGTGCGTTGTTCTGAAAAATTTCACTAGGTTTCCATGGAAATCAATTTCTGTGTGTTCATCGATTACATGATAATCATCAAAATTGGCGCCAAGACTAGATTCATTAACAAATAATTTTGCTAATGCAATGGTTAGTTCTGATCCAAATACAGGTACATTGAAAGATTCAAGGAAATATGGCAATGCGCCTATAGCATCCTCATGTCCGTGTGATAAAAATACACCAGCAATACGGTCTTTGTTTTCTAATAAATAGCTGAAGTCAGGAATAACTGCGTCAATACCATACAAATCTTCTTCTGGATACATTAATCCACAATCCAAGACAAAAATGTCCTCTCCTGATTCAATGACATATAAATTTTTTCCGTTTTCTCTTACTCCTCCAAAAGGAATAATCTTAATATTACTCAATTTTTTCACCTCTAAAAGTTGATTTAACGTATAGTTCAACTTAGTTATTATAGTTTATTTCACCTATTTTTCTTACGTCCGTTCACTCTACACTGATTTTAGTATAGCATAGAAATTCCTTATTTCCTACTAATCTTCAACTTGGAAACGTGTCGACTTTCTCTTTTAGTATCTGTATACTTTACTACTATAAAACTTGAAGGAAATGGAGATCAAAATCATGGTTCCTCAAACTTTAAAAGCTCATCATCTGGATTACTTAAATAGTGAGCCCACTCATTCTGCTTCAATAGTAGAAGTTAGTACGGCTTGTGCGTGTTCTGAAGAAATGACAAAGAATGTATTAAAAGAAATATCAGAAGACGGAATGCCTATCCACTTTGACGCTCAAACGGTCATACTCTTGAATCCTATTTTATCTGAAGCGTCTATCATAAACCAGCTGAAAACTGAAAGAATTGGTCATCATATAAAACTTCTTCAGTCAATTGACTCTACAAATGATTATGTCAAAAAGCATCTGAGCTCATTAAATCATGGTTCCTTAGTTCTTGCGCATGAACAGACAGTGGGAAAAGGACGGTTAGGAAGAGAGTGGTCTTCACCTGCTGGAAAAACCATATCCATGAGTCTACTACTTAAACCATCAAATCAGAAACTCCGTTACTCTATTTTGACACAAATGGCCGCTGCTGCGCTTGTCCGATCTTTGGAAACTCATAGTCACGCTGAAATCAAATGGCCCAATGATGTCTTGGTCAATAAAAAGAAAATTTCAGGTATTTTAACTGAAGCAGAATATTCAGGAAGTCAACTTGAAGGCATCATCATTGGTATAGGTGTCAATACCAATCTGGATAAAGATGATATTCCTCTATCCTTAAAAGAAAAAGCCAGTTCTCTCAAAATAGAAGTCGACACAGTTGATCCAAACAAGCTTATTTCTAGATTTTTAGAGTTTTTTGAAACCTATTATGAATCTTGGCTCTCTGATCAGGACACGAAGCCTTTTTTAGATGTTTGCAGAAAACACTCCGCTTTGATCGGTCATCGCTATTGGATTGAAGACACAGTTAGTAGAAGAAAAGCTTCTATCGACTCTTTAGATGATGACGGGGCTCTAGTCGTAACTTATTTAGATACTTCTGAGACAATGCCACTCGTTTCTACTCATTATTCTATTCGAGGGGACAATGGATACATCTGAATCCAGAATACAATAAAGCACCCTTTTATCCATCAACTGATTTCAGTGAGATTTTAAAAGGGTGCTTTTTTATTGGCTTAAATTATTCTTTTTCAGCTTCTGGTTCTTTCGCTTCAAGAACAGCTTTTCTGGAAAGATTCACTCTGCCCATTTTATCAACTTCTGTTACTTTAACTTCAAGAACATCCCCAACTGAAATCACATCTTCAACATTCTTGATGTATTTATCAGAAAGTTCGGATACATGGACTAATCCATCTTTCCCTTTGATGATTTCTACAAATGCGCCGAATTTTTCAATTCTCTTAACGGTTCCTTTGTAAATTTTTCCAACTTCTACTTCTTCAGTCAATTGCTCGATGATTTCGATTGCGCGTTGAATTGCACTAGCATCTTGACCGTAGATAGAGACTGTTCCTTCTTCATCGATATCAATCTTAACGTTTGTTTCAGCGATGATACCGTTGATCGTATCTCCACCTTTACCAATAACCACTTTGATTTGTTCTGGCTTGATTTTGATTGATTCAATTTTCGGTGCATATGCACTCAACGCAGTGCGTGGAGCTGCAATAGCCGCTTCTAGATTATCAAGAATCTCAAGACGAGCTTTTTTAGCAGAAGTCAATGCTTCTTCTAAGATCTCTCTAGTGATTCCTTCGATTTTAATATCCATTTGTAGCGCTGTGATACCTTCTCTTGTTCCAGCAACTTTAAAGTCCATATCGCCAAGGTGATCTTCTAGCCCTTGGATATCAGTCAGTACGGTGTAATCGTCACCTTCCATAACCAATCCCATTGCGATACCGCCAACTGGTGCTTTAATCGGTACTCCAGCGTCCATCAATGCTAATGTCCCTGCACAGATACTTGCTTGAGAAGAAGAACCGTTTGATTCAAGTACTTCTGCTACTAAACGGATCATGTATGGGAATTCTTCTTCACTCGGAATCACTTGTGCTAAAGCTCTTTCTCCTAAAGCTCCGTGCCCAATTTCACGACGACCTGGTCCTCTTACTGGTCCAGTACTTCCTACAGAAAATTGCGGGAAGTTATAGTGATGGATGAATCTCTTGCTGCTTTCACTTCCAAGACCATCAATAATCTGGTGCTCATTAAGTGGTGCAAGTGTGGCAACAGATAATGCTTGTGTCTGTCCACGAGTAAACAGCCCAGAACCATGAACACGAGGAAGAATAGAAACTTCTGATTCAAGTGCACGAATTTCATCGACTTTACGTCCATCAGGTCTAACGTTTTCTTGAGTGATCAAACGACGTACTTCATCTTTTTCCATATCAGACGCAATTGCCTTAACATCTTTCATCATGCTATCTTTTTCTTCATGATCAGCTAGTTTTTCTTGATAAGCTTCAATAATTTCTTGCTTAACAGCTTCTGTTTTTTCAGCTCTTTCTTGCTTATCAAAAGTTTGAATAGCTTCTTTCATTTGATCGTTGTAAGCTGAAGTGATTTCTTGTTTAAGATCTTGATTTGGAACAGAAAGGATGACTTCCATTTTTTCTTGTCCAAGTTCTGCTACAATTTTTTCTTGGAATGCTACAAGTTCTTTGATTGCATCATGTCCGAAAAGCAATGCTTCAAGCATGTCTTCTTCTGAAACTTGTTCTGCTCCACTTTCAACCATGTTAATTGCTTCTTTAGTACCTGCAACTGTTAAGTGAATATCAGACTGTTCTGTTTGCTCTTCAGTTGGATTGATTACAAGTTTTCCATCTACTCTACCTACATTGACACCTGCAATTGGTCCATTAAACGGAATGTTTGAAATACTTAATGCTAATGACGAACCAAGCATAGCTGTCATTTCTGGAGAATTGTTAGGATCAACAGACATTACTGTGTTGGTAATTTGAACTTCATTACGAAATCCTTCAGCAAACATTGGACGTAATGGTCTATCAATTAGACGAGCAGTTAAGGTTGCATTTTCAGAAGGACGTCCTTCTCTTTTGATAAATCCACCAGGAATTTTTCCAACTGAGTACATTTTTTCTTCATAACTAACCATTAACGGGAAAAAGTCACGGTCGCTAGCTTGATTGCTTGCTACTGCAGCAGTTAATACGACAGTATCTTCATATCTAAGTAATGCAGCACCATTGGCTTGTTTGGCTAATTGACCGATTTCTACTGTTAAGGTTCTTCCACCGATTTCGGTTGAAAATACTTTTTTATCTGACATTATATTCTCCTTTTGATCTTTATTGACAGGAAGTTCGTTCTACTAAACAAATGTCATTTTTCCTATTAAAAAAATCACATTTGCATAGTAGAGAATCAAATCTTCCCGATTTTTCCAAATTTTGACTATAAAGAAAGCGAGATTCAAAAGAATCCCGCTTTTTTATAAACCAAATCCAGCTTATAAATCCGGATTCGCTATTAAGATGATGGCAGGCGTATATATCTTTACCCGCATATCCATCTAACTTTTATAACTAAGCGGTTTATATAGCCTTTTATTAACGACGTAGTCCTAAACGTTGGATCAATTCACGGTAACGTGTGATATCTTTGTTACGTAAATAAGCTAACAAGTTACGACGGTGACCGATTTTTTTCATTAGTCCACGCATAGAGTGGAAATCTTTTTTATGTCTTTGAGCATGCTCATTCAATTCGTTGATATCAGCAGTCAATACAGCGATTTGCACTTCTGGAGAACCAGTATCTCCTTCGTGACGAGCATATTCTGACATGATTTGTGTTTTAAGTTCTTTTGTTATAGCCATTTCACTACACCTCTTCCTCTTTTTTTGAATCCAGTTACTGAGATAACGTTGGTGTTACGTTTATCCAAGTAATGGTCTGTGTTCTAAAGTCTGAATCAAACGAAAAGTCTTTTTCAGTACTATAGCACTTTATAAATCTTACAGCACTTCATACTAAAAATCAAGTATCACTGCCAACTTTTAGGATCCTTTTTCCATTCCATCAAACTCGTTCTATCACTATCTTTAATTCTACCTGATTCTAAGGCTACCTGTATCATTTCAGAGTATGTGGTGATCGTTTTCAGAGCAACTTGTAACTCATCGAATGCATACGTACTGATCTCTAATTCATAGGAAAAGATTGCTGCTACACCCAATACTTCCGCGCCTTCTCTTCTAGCTTCTTGAACAGCATTGATGACACTGCTACCAGTAGAAATCAAATCTTCGATGATGACCATTTTAGCATCTGGTTCGAAGGTTCCTTCAATTTGTTTGCCTTTTCCATGCTTTTTAGCAGAGCTTCTAATATAAACCATTGGAAGATTTAATTTCTGTGCGATCCAGGCAGCATGTGGGATACCCGCTGTAGCCGTTCCTGCTATCACTTCTACTTCTGGGTAATCTTGTTTGATAATTGAAACAAATGCTTCAACAATTGTAGTTCTGATTTCTGGATAACTCATAGTGATCCTATTATCACAGTAAATTGGACTCTTCATTCCGCTTGTCCAAGTAAATGGATCATTAGGTTGTATTGAGACTGCTCCGATTTCAAGCAAATCCTTGGATACTTTCGATGAGTAATTCATATTATTCCCCATTCCAATATTTTAATACTTCTTGATAAGCAGTAGCCGGGTCTTTTGATTTTGTGATTGTTCGCCCTACTACAATATGTGTCGCTTTTTCTCTCTTTGCTTCCAGTGGAGTAGCAATTCTTTTTTGATCGTTCGTCAGATCTCCTGACAGTCTAATGCCCGGTGTAACACGCAAGAATTTTGGCGCAGTCACTTGTTCAACTTTTTTTGCTTCATGAACCGAACAAACGACACCATCAACACCGGCAAAATAAGAGAGTCGAGCATAGTTTAACACGCTCTCTTCGAGTGTACCAGAGACCCTTTGTTCTCTCTGCATGTTTTCTTCAGTTGTACTTGTCAATTGGGTTACTGCTATGAGCAAGGGCTTTTTTGATCCTGCTTTGTTTCCATCTTTCAGCCCTTCTTTAGCGGCTGCCATCATCTCTACCCCTCCTGCTGCATGCACGTTGACCATGTCCACTCCAAAACTAGCTAAGCCTCTCATTGCCTTATAAACCGTTGTCGGGATATCGTGAAGCTTAATGTCTAAAAACACATCATGTCCAGATTCTTTTAATTGTTTTACGATTTCAATACCTTCTTGATAAAACAATTCCATCCCGACTTTAACGTTGAGAGTTTGTTTTGGAAAGTGCGTCAGAAAATGTTCTACTTCTTTCTTTGTAGAAAAATCCAGTGCGATAATCGGCTTATTATCCATTGCTTCTCTCCTTTTTCACTTCAGAAATTAGAGATTCTATTGAAAGGATTCCTAATTCACTTAAGCGTTTAGGCAATTCAGCTATAATCTGCTTCATAATCAGGGGATTTCTATAAGTCGCTGTTCCAATCGCTACTGCAGATGCTCCGGCAAGTAACATTTGCAAAACATCATCAGTCGACTGAACACCACCCATGCCTATAATTGGCAAATCAACTTCTTGTGCGATCTGATAAACCATACGAACAGCTATTGGCAGTACGCTTTCTCCAGATAATCCGCCCATGACATTTCCTAGGACTGGTTTTCTGGTCGTAACATCAAATTGCATACTTAAAACCGTATTGATTAAGGTTATACCGTCTGCTCCACCAGATTCAGCTGCTTTTGCGATCGCTACGATGTCTGTAACATTTGGTGATAGTTTGATATAAACCGGTAGTGTCGTCACTTTTTTCACTGCTTCTGTGATCTCTCTGACCTTTTCCGCATCCGTTCCAAAGGCTAGTCCACCTTCTTTTACATTCGGGCAAGATACATTGATTTCTAGAGCTGAAATCCCCTCTGATTCACTCAGTTTTTTAGCTACGTAAGCAAATTCTTCTACTGTCTTTCCTGCGACGCTTGCCATAACAGGCGTATGAT
Coding sequences within:
- the thiT gene encoding energy-coupled thiamine transporter ThiT codes for the protein MQNEKLRVYIEGTLFAAIAMILSLIPVGIGASFSVSLGTIPLTFFAIRRGVLPGLFAGFLWGILHVVAGTAYILNIYQFIIEYGFAFTCVGFSGYFSQTIVKNIKENSLSTAKKYLIITTFIGSAARWFWHFVAGVFFFGDYAVWGLDPVTFSLLFNGASMLATIAVTIIVLVLLFDRASSMFVPKSKN
- the pnp gene encoding polyribonucleotide nucleotidyltransferase, which codes for MSDKKVFSTEIGGRTLTVEIGQLAKQANGAALLRYEDTVVLTAAVASNQASDRDFFPLMVSYEEKMYSVGKIPGGFIKREGRPSENATLTARLIDRPLRPMFAEGFRNEVQITNTVMSVDPNNSPEMTAMLGSSLALSISNIPFNGPIAGVNVGRVDGKLVINPTEEQTEQSDIHLTVAGTKEAINMVESGAEQVSEEDMLEALLFGHDAIKELVAFQEKIVAELGQEKMEVILSVPNQDLKQEITSAYNDQMKEAIQTFDKQERAEKTEAVKQEIIEAYQEKLADHEEKDSMMKDVKAIASDMEKDEVRRLITQENVRPDGRKVDEIRALESEVSILPRVHGSGLFTRGQTQALSVATLAPLNEHQIIDGLGSESSKRFIHHYNFPQFSVGSTGPVRGPGRREIGHGALGERALAQVIPSEEEFPYMIRLVAEVLESNGSSSQASICAGTLALMDAGVPIKAPVGGIAMGLVMEGDDYTVLTDIQGLEDHLGDMDFKVAGTREGITALQMDIKIEGITREILEEALTSAKKARLEILDNLEAAIAAPRTALSAYAPKIESIKIKPEQIKVVIGKGGDTINGIIAETNVKIDIDEEGTVSIYGQDASAIQRAIEIIEQLTEEVEVGKIYKGTVKRIEKFGAFVEIIKGKDGLVHVSELSDKYIKNVEDVISVGDVLEVKVTEVDKMGRVNLSRKAVLEAKEPEAEKE
- the pyrE gene encoding orotate phosphoribosyltransferase, translating into MNYSSKVSKDLLEIGAVSIQPNDPFTWTSGMKSPIYCDNRITMSYPEIRTTIVEAFVSIIKQDYPEVEVIAGTATAGIPHAAWIAQKLNLPMVYIRSSAKKHGKGKQIEGTFEPDAKMVIIEDLISTGSSVINAVQEARREGAEVLGVAAIFSYELEISTYAFDELQVALKTITTYSEMIQVALESGRIKDSDRTSLMEWKKDPKSWQ
- the pyrF gene encoding orotidine-5'-phosphate decarboxylase, which translates into the protein MDNKPIIALDFSTKKEVEHFLTHFPKQTLNVKVGMELFYQEGIEIVKQLKESGHDVFLDIKLHDIPTTVYKAMRGLASFGVDMVNVHAAGGVEMMAAAKEGLKDGNKAGSKKPLLIAVTQLTSTTEENMQREQRVSGTLEESVLNYARLSYFAGVDGVVCSVHEAKKVEQVTAPKFLRVTPGIRLSGDLTNDQKRIATPLEAKREKATHIVVGRTITKSKDPATAYQEVLKYWNGE
- a CDS encoding biotin--[acetyl-CoA-carboxylase] ligase, which produces MVPQTLKAHHLDYLNSEPTHSASIVEVSTACACSEEMTKNVLKEISEDGMPIHFDAQTVILLNPILSEASIINQLKTERIGHHIKLLQSIDSTNDYVKKHLSSLNHGSLVLAHEQTVGKGRLGREWSSPAGKTISMSLLLKPSNQKLRYSILTQMAAAALVRSLETHSHAEIKWPNDVLVNKKKISGILTEAEYSGSQLEGIIIGIGVNTNLDKDDIPLSLKEKASSLKIEVDTVDPNKLISRFLEFFETYYESWLSDQDTKPFLDVCRKHSALIGHRYWIEDTVSRRKASIDSLDDDGALVVTYLDTSETMPLVSTHYSIRGDNGYI
- a CDS encoding ribonuclease J, with the protein product MSNIKIIPFGGVRENGKNLYVIESGEDIFVLDCGLMYPEEDLYGIDAVIPDFSYLLENKDRIAGVFLSHGHEDAIGALPYFLESFNVPVFGSELTIALAKLFVNESSLGANFDDYHVIDEHTEIDFHGNLVKFFRTTHTIPDSMGISVKTDDGNIVYTGNFKFDQSASEGYRTDFSQISEIGKEGVLALLSDSNEAESTIENVSEKKVQEEVLDIFQDSNSRIIVAAVASNILRIQQVLNAAHASGRKVFITGRNLEAILATAIELDKLTLPDENLIVSVDKIDQFDDNQIIVLETGASGEPIKTLSRMATGNHGQVNIKENDLIFIVTSPSIAMEVTVAETENLIYRAGATVKHISDNMKASGHATPNDLQLMINLLQPKYFIPIQGEYRMLAAHADLANETGMDNADIFILSNGDVLNYQNGKMNQTGQVPAENTLIDGIGIGDIGNIVLRDRRLLSEDGIFVAVVTIDRKKRKVVSGPHIVTRGFVFVKENQDLINESNEIVTDVVRKNLEHNDFDWGSIKQDIREELGNHLFKKTRRRPIILPVIMEVNQNRRFK
- a CDS encoding dihydroorotate dehydrogenase translates to MYMENLAVSLPGLNMKNPIMPASGTFGFGDMYHDLYDYNTLGAIVLKSTTKEARNGNEDPRFFLMEHGALNAVGLKNPGVDKVLSDKLPNLAKYHTPVMASVAGKTVEEFAYVAKKLSESEGISALEINVSCPNVKEGGLAFGTDAEKVREITEAVKKVTTLPVYIKLSPNVTDIVAIAKAAESGGADGITLINTVLSMQFDVTTRKPVLGNVMGGLSGESVLPIAVRMVYQIAQEVDLPIIGMGGVQSTDDVLQMLLAGASAVAIGTATYRNPLIMKQIIAELPKRLSELGILSIESLISEVKKERSNG
- the rpsO gene encoding 30S ribosomal protein S15 gives rise to the protein MAITKELKTQIMSEYARHEGDTGSPEVQIAVLTADINELNEHAQRHKKDFHSMRGLMKKIGHRRNLLAYLRNKDITRYRELIQRLGLRR